A genome region from Labilibaculum antarcticum includes the following:
- a CDS encoding alpha-galactosidase: MIGKQDYKFKRFIAIAAMLIMICSFGNATNYSGKNPGSANLINTGSQYTFSNNVLSFTFQLDFNNLSITTISDLENNSKNYLQVGELFKLVLNDESTIIDSKMTAGTASIEKLIGNSQSLRVRERFNGWKVVIPFIYSSGDKELSLTWSAILRDESNYINQEISFTATAGDWDIDRIYMIDITGAGAIKVDRDAGSPFLAGQFFFGQETPVAQCFVTNDQATAYFPRQYLTHEGESFTQTSAIGVFSSNQARRGFQYYLERERIREHYAFLHYNTWWDINDSAVNETNIIDRINAFGQELVVERGVNLKGFIVDDGYDDLNNNTASTIWELNKSQFPNGISPLKEAAAKYGANMGFWMSPAGGYGGVAERVAIARKVNSNTETHTDGTFKISGSNYYSIFKTAVFKKMDSDVQSFKFDRISGSEDVYAVAKLSQEMRKKNNQVFINATVGTWGSPYFLWFFDSFWRQGYDARGAVDVTRDQQVTYRDSESYKLTYHNPLVPLNSLMIHGIGQGVSYQGKSYSHDADGNPLDMTKFANLQDFRDEVKNYFAQGLNLQELYITPSLMTEECWDVLAEAAKWGHANHDVLLDAHFIGGNPGHSELYGVASWSKDKAILMLRNPSAKADTISLDPLTAFNIPKSDYTDFILVDPFDFSAQRLSFEIGVTRIFTIPASSILLFEAIPVKDIDLK; the protein is encoded by the coding sequence ATGATAGGAAAACAAGATTATAAATTTAAAAGATTTATTGCAATAGCAGCAATGTTGATAATGATATGCAGTTTTGGCAATGCAACCAACTATTCAGGTAAAAATCCTGGTTCTGCTAATTTAATAAATACAGGTAGTCAATATACCTTTTCAAACAATGTATTGTCATTCACATTTCAGTTAGATTTTAATAATCTTTCAATTACCACTATTTCAGATTTAGAAAACAACTCTAAAAACTATCTGCAGGTGGGTGAGCTTTTTAAATTAGTATTAAATGATGAAAGTACAATTATTGATTCAAAGATGACTGCAGGAACGGCGTCGATAGAAAAATTGATTGGTAATTCACAATCTTTAAGAGTTAGGGAGCGATTTAATGGATGGAAAGTTGTTATTCCATTTATTTATAGTTCTGGAGATAAAGAACTATCGTTAACATGGAGTGCAATTTTAAGAGATGAATCCAATTATATCAACCAGGAAATAAGTTTTACAGCAACAGCCGGAGATTGGGATATCGACCGCATTTATATGATTGATATCACAGGAGCAGGTGCAATAAAAGTAGATAGAGATGCTGGTTCTCCCTTTTTGGCAGGACAATTTTTCTTTGGACAGGAAACGCCTGTCGCTCAATGTTTTGTTACTAACGATCAGGCAACGGCTTATTTTCCTCGACAGTATTTAACCCATGAAGGTGAGAGTTTTACGCAAACCTCAGCCATTGGTGTCTTTTCTAGCAATCAGGCACGCCGTGGTTTTCAATACTATCTAGAGCGTGAAAGAATTCGTGAGCATTATGCATTTCTTCACTACAACACTTGGTGGGATATTAATGATTCTGCTGTTAATGAAACCAATATAATAGATAGAATCAATGCATTTGGTCAGGAATTGGTTGTTGAGCGAGGCGTAAACTTAAAAGGTTTTATTGTTGATGATGGTTATGACGATCTTAATAATAATACTGCCAGTACGATCTGGGAATTAAATAAAAGTCAGTTCCCAAATGGTATTTCCCCATTAAAAGAAGCTGCTGCTAAATATGGAGCCAATATGGGATTTTGGATGTCTCCTGCAGGTGGTTATGGCGGTGTGGCCGAAAGAGTTGCAATTGCCAGGAAGGTTAATTCAAATACCGAAACTCATACTGATGGTACATTTAAAATAAGCGGATCAAATTATTATTCTATTTTCAAGACTGCTGTTTTTAAAAAGATGGATAGTGATGTGCAGAGTTTTAAATTCGATAGAATTTCTGGTTCTGAAGATGTATATGCAGTAGCTAAGTTGTCGCAGGAGATGAGGAAGAAAAACAACCAGGTATTTATTAATGCAACGGTTGGAACTTGGGGATCACCTTACTTTTTGTGGTTTTTTGATTCATTTTGGAGACAGGGATATGATGCAAGAGGAGCTGTTGATGTGACAAGAGATCAGCAAGTCACCTATAGAGATTCAGAATCGTATAAGTTAACTTATCACAATCCGTTGGTTCCCCTTAATTCACTTATGATACATGGAATTGGCCAGGGTGTAAGTTATCAGGGAAAATCATATAGTCATGATGCAGACGGTAATCCGCTTGATATGACTAAATTTGCTAATCTACAAGATTTCCGAGATGAAGTAAAAAATTATTTTGCTCAAGGATTAAACCTTCAGGAGCTATATATCACGCCTAGCTTAATGACTGAAGAATGCTGGGATGTGCTAGCTGAAGCAGCCAAATGGGGACATGCCAATCATGATGTTTTGTTAGATGCACATTTTATTGGTGGTAATCCAGGACATAGTGAGTTGTATGGAGTTGCATCATGGAGTAAAGACAAAGCTATTTTAATGTTAAGGAATCCATCCGCAAAGGCAGATACTATTTCATTAGATCCTTTAACTGCTTTTAATATTCCAAAAAGCGATTATACTGATTTTATACTAGTAGACCCTTTTGACTTTAGTGCCCAAAGATTATCTTTTGAAATTGGCGTTACAAGAATCTTCACTATTCCTGCATCATCAATATTATTATTTGAAGCTATTCCAGTAAAAGATATCGATCTAAAATAA